Proteins found in one Thalassomonas actiniarum genomic segment:
- a CDS encoding Mor transcription activator family protein → MTANNPQKNNSKKSTRVCEQELLDVIGVNATLALERAFSASYLYIPARAPSKAIINAVGLTAAMKLVDHFGCGDIWVPKSLLTKYRNISICEEKDQGKTLPELAQKFKTGIPNIRRILKQKGIQA, encoded by the coding sequence ATGACAGCAAATAATCCCCAAAAAAATAACAGCAAGAAAAGTACCCGTGTATGTGAACAGGAGCTGCTTGATGTGATTGGTGTTAATGCCACATTAGCGCTGGAGCGGGCTTTTAGTGCCAGTTATCTTTATATACCGGCCAGGGCGCCGAGTAAGGCGATAATAAATGCCGTTGGTTTAACTGCCGCCATGAAACTGGTGGATCATTTTGGTTGCGGAGATATCTGGGTGCCGAAATCCCTGTTGACCAAATACCGAAATATCAGTATCTGTGAAGAAAAAGACCAGGGGAAAACGTTACCTGAACTGGCACAAAAATTTAAAACCGGGATCCCCAATATCAGACGTATTTTAAAGCAAAAGGGCATACAGGCATAA
- a CDS encoding Lrp/AsnC family transcriptional regulator: MDNFDKKILESLQQNNRLSSLELGEKIGLSATACQRRLKKLRQNGMICKEIAVLNPVTFDNYVTVIVEVVMKQGGIESIESFKQRMLAHQHVQQCYYLAGNIDFIVVITAPNMAAYELLTKPLFLCDKNILKFHSHVVMDNVKAGLNIPV, from the coding sequence ATGGATAATTTTGATAAAAAAATCCTCGAATCTTTACAGCAAAACAATCGCCTCTCCAGTCTGGAGCTGGGAGAAAAAATAGGTCTGTCGGCTACCGCCTGCCAGCGCAGATTAAAGAAATTGCGCCAAAATGGCATGATCTGCAAAGAAATTGCGGTGTTAAATCCGGTAACATTTGATAATTACGTCACGGTTATCGTCGAAGTGGTGATGAAACAAGGAGGGATAGAGAGTATCGAAAGCTTCAAGCAACGCATGTTGGCGCATCAACATGTTCAGCAATGCTATTATCTCGCCGGCAATATTGATTTTATTGTCGTGATCACCGCCCCCAATATGGCAGCCTACGAGCTGTTAACCAAGCCCCTGTTTTTATGTGATAAAAACATACTAAAGTTCCATTCACATGTGGTAATGGACAATGTCAAAGCAGGTTTAAACATCCCTGTTTAA
- a CDS encoding glutathione S-transferase family protein encodes MSRILYSGNRNASSWAFRAWLALREQNIDFEEVVIDIRRPQRWKNLAEIGSFSPPAAVPVLVDDETVIFDSSAIMEYANELGDGSLLPQDIKLRARARALVAWQHSTLGKVCPCLSFESAFYKEKKQLSAGEISSAEWIYGIWQQHLESIGGAYLLGEYSLADIALVPSVLRLTAHHGVGESYPLVVKWVERLLNRPCVQEWLTQAYALEPIYCEGYFSS; translated from the coding sequence ATGAGCAGAATACTCTACAGTGGCAATCGCAATGCTTCCAGCTGGGCGTTTCGTGCCTGGCTTGCCCTGCGAGAGCAAAATATTGATTTTGAAGAAGTGGTGATAGATATCAGGCGCCCCCAGCGCTGGAAAAACCTGGCGGAAATTGGCAGCTTTTCCCCGCCGGCGGCGGTGCCGGTATTGGTGGATGACGAAACCGTGATTTTTGATTCTTCCGCCATTATGGAATATGCCAATGAGCTCGGAGACGGTTCTTTATTGCCGCAGGACATCAAACTCAGGGCCCGGGCGCGCGCACTGGTGGCCTGGCAGCATTCTACTTTAGGCAAGGTATGTCCCTGCTTGTCATTTGAAAGTGCCTTTTATAAAGAAAAAAAACAACTGAGCGCCGGTGAAATCAGCAGCGCCGAATGGATTTATGGCATTTGGCAACAGCATCTGGAATCTATAGGGGGAGCATATTTGCTGGGAGAGTATTCGTTAGCGGATATTGCCCTGGTACCTTCGGTATTGAGGTTAACCGCCCATCACGGGGTGGGGGAAAGTTATCCTTTAGTTGTCAAATGGGTAGAGCGGCTCCTTAACCGGCCCTGCGTACAAGAGTGGTTAACACAAGCTTATGCGTTAGAGCCCATTTATTGTGAAGGTTATTTCAGCAGTTAA
- a CDS encoding GGDEF domain-containing protein, with product MSTIITVKAESSAHLSKNLAEKLKYADQIRSSDPELSNTLLLELQKQKEQLTLEQQLYLKYLLAYQLTFQGNPDEGLKQFKELIESKASESLKFRASITIINTLANTQKWNEGLTYLSKALELLPSIENKEIMQTGLMVAANFYNQLGQYDLGYKYAEKLSLLPINDRNLCLSKGVIIEAKINLELLAENSDEIKQGIKICDKVGESLMSSFIRSFLIRLHISNQHADKALNILLPNLEVVENSHYPRLIIIFYSSIAKAYSLKQNYIESEKYALKTIAQAELLGASQPVVQAYEILYQIAEQRKDFKLALEYHVKYTKANKTYLDNIKTKHLAYQLAEHQAIEQETRIQLLDEQNKLLRVEQDLAQAEAENNKLFISLLIALSTLLIFWAYKSRLTQKRLRQMAEYDALTGIYNRGHFTQLALSSLEYCQSSNLPLSCILFDLDKFKNINDSYGHTCGDWVLKKTADVCRNIGRKNDIFVRLGGEEFCIFLPGCDLPTAKEFAELCRREIAAIDCSESGANFNVTASFGITTAQLSGFDLDKIIADADQAMYSSKNNGRNQVSLFTP from the coding sequence TTGAGCACTATTATTACGGTGAAAGCTGAAAGTAGTGCTCATCTATCAAAAAACTTAGCAGAAAAATTAAAATACGCGGATCAAATAAGAAGCAGTGACCCGGAATTATCAAATACCTTACTACTTGAGCTGCAAAAGCAAAAAGAGCAGCTAACCCTAGAACAGCAGCTTTATCTAAAATATTTATTAGCCTATCAACTGACTTTTCAGGGCAACCCTGATGAGGGGCTAAAACAGTTTAAAGAACTGATCGAATCCAAGGCCAGTGAATCACTAAAATTTCGAGCCAGCATTACCATTATTAACACACTGGCAAATACCCAAAAGTGGAATGAAGGTTTAACCTACTTATCAAAGGCATTGGAACTTCTGCCTTCTATAGAAAACAAAGAAATAATGCAAACAGGTCTAATGGTTGCGGCTAATTTTTATAACCAGTTAGGACAGTACGATCTGGGATATAAATATGCAGAGAAACTAAGCCTTTTACCTATCAATGACCGCAACCTGTGTCTAAGCAAAGGCGTGATTATAGAAGCCAAAATTAATCTCGAACTATTAGCTGAAAACAGTGATGAAATTAAACAGGGCATTAAAATTTGTGACAAAGTAGGTGAAAGCTTGATGAGTAGTTTCATTCGCTCATTTCTCATTCGTTTGCATATCAGCAACCAGCATGCAGATAAAGCTTTAAATATTTTATTACCTAATCTTGAGGTTGTTGAAAACAGTCATTACCCTCGCTTGATCATTATTTTTTACTCATCTATAGCAAAAGCATACAGTCTCAAACAAAACTATATAGAAAGTGAAAAATATGCACTTAAAACCATTGCACAGGCAGAACTTTTAGGAGCATCACAGCCTGTAGTCCAAGCATATGAAATACTGTATCAAATTGCAGAGCAGCGAAAAGACTTTAAATTAGCACTTGAATATCATGTAAAATACACCAAAGCTAACAAAACCTATTTGGATAATATCAAAACCAAACATCTCGCCTATCAGTTAGCGGAACATCAGGCTATCGAACAGGAAACCCGTATCCAATTATTGGATGAACAAAATAAACTCTTACGGGTCGAGCAAGATCTGGCACAAGCAGAAGCGGAAAATAATAAACTCTTTATCTCTCTGCTAATCGCCTTATCCACCCTGCTGATATTTTGGGCCTATAAAAGCCGGTTAACGCAAAAACGCTTAAGGCAAATGGCAGAATATGATGCCCTGACCGGCATTTATAACCGCGGCCACTTTACCCAGCTGGCGTTAAGCTCGCTGGAGTATTGCCAAAGCAGTAATCTGCCGTTAAGTTGTATCTTGTTTGATTTGGATAAATTTAAAAACATTAACGACAGCTATGGCCATACCTGCGGCGATTGGGTACTGAAAAAAACCGCCGATGTCTGTCGTAATATCGGACGGAAAAATGATATTTTTGTCCGTCTTGGCGGAGAAGAGTTTTGTATCTTTTTACCCGGCTGTGATCTGCCAACGGCCAAAGAGTTTGCCGAGCTTTGTCGCCGGGAAATTGCAGCAATAGATTGCTCTGAATCTGGCGCTAACTTTAATGTTACCGCAAGTTTTGGTATTACAACGGCCCAACTTTCAGGTTTTGATCTCGACAAAATTATCGCCGACGCCGACCAGGCCATGTATTCGTCCAAAAATAATGGCCGCAACCAAGTCAGCCTGTTTACCCCCTAG
- a CDS encoding SAM-dependent methyltransferase, whose translation MSGNLVCVGIGMTLGAHICPIAKSYIQEADVVFSGVSNGIVELWIKEMHNDVRSLQQYYSEGKPRTITYKEMVDAMLSEVRAGKKVVGAFYGHPGVFAYAPHKSIELAKAEGFEAKMIPGISAEDCLFADLGIDPGKYGCAQYEASQLMFYQRTIDTSAYLILWQVGIAGDQSLGKFSTTKAYRQVLIDLLAEDYPMEHQVILYEAAVLPIENTRIEKISLADFLNAELSQHTTMVIPPAKKMQSNNAILKRLAELDSTLTEQGN comes from the coding sequence ATGTCAGGTAATTTAGTATGTGTTGGCATTGGCATGACCTTAGGGGCCCATATTTGTCCAATTGCTAAAAGTTACATTCAGGAAGCTGATGTAGTTTTTTCGGGTGTTTCTAACGGTATTGTCGAATTATGGATCAAAGAAATGCATAACGATGTACGTAGTTTGCAGCAATATTACAGTGAAGGAAAACCAAGAACCATTACTTATAAGGAAATGGTCGACGCCATGTTAAGTGAAGTTCGTGCAGGAAAAAAAGTCGTTGGTGCTTTTTACGGCCACCCTGGCGTCTTTGCTTATGCTCCCCATAAATCAATCGAATTAGCGAAAGCCGAAGGCTTTGAAGCTAAAATGATCCCGGGCATATCCGCCGAAGACTGCCTTTTTGCCGATCTTGGTATTGACCCTGGTAAATATGGCTGCGCCCAATATGAAGCCAGCCAATTGATGTTTTACCAGCGAACAATCGATACCAGTGCTTATCTAATCCTCTGGCAAGTAGGCATTGCAGGAGACCAATCATTAGGAAAATTCTCCACAACTAAAGCTTATCGCCAGGTGTTGATCGATCTGCTTGCTGAAGATTATCCTATGGAGCATCAGGTCATTTTATATGAAGCTGCGGTACTGCCTATTGAGAATACCCGTATTGAAAAGATTTCCTTGGCAGACTTTCTCAATGCCGAATTATCACAGCACACAACCATGGTAATACCACCTGCTAAAAAAATGCAATCTAACAATGCTATTTTAAAACGTTTAGCTGAGCTGGACTCGACGCTAACAGAGCAAGGCAACTAA
- a CDS encoding GNAT family N-acetyltransferase, with translation MHNFTTERLFIRALEKQDQALYCHLYTDTKVMRHICQPLSQEQAIKAFKTTLNKQTSKTKNQFSWAITSKETNQAIGIVGFQSQEKEHAILGLLISENSQGRGYAPEVFKKLISICNSTYGFKKFTSQVQKDNINSIKFLKLIGFKSEPLAHTKDIDTYVFNV, from the coding sequence ATGCATAACTTCACTACCGAAAGATTATTCATCCGTGCGCTAGAAAAACAAGATCAAGCCTTATATTGTCACTTATATACCGACACTAAAGTCATGCGCCATATTTGCCAGCCTTTAAGCCAAGAGCAAGCCATAAAAGCTTTTAAAACAACCCTTAATAAGCAAACGAGTAAAACTAAAAATCAATTTAGTTGGGCTATAACCTCTAAAGAAACTAATCAGGCCATCGGTATTGTCGGTTTTCAATCACAAGAAAAAGAACACGCCATTTTAGGACTGCTGATATCAGAGAATTCTCAAGGAAGGGGTTATGCACCTGAAGTATTTAAAAAACTCATCAGCATATGTAACAGCACTTATGGTTTTAAGAAGTTCACTTCACAAGTTCAAAAAGATAATATCAACAGTATCAAATTTTTAAAACTAATAGGTTTTAAGTCTGAACCATTAGCACATACCAAAGATATCGATACTTATGTATTTAATGTCTAA
- a CDS encoding GNAT family N-acetyltransferase, protein MAGEILVTTNQQACFSSRHLFFRPLAKQDKALYFSLYTSKQVMRHIGPPLSREQTRQLFTFTLNNTNSDGDQRLSWTVVERQSQKSIGMLALTWDLTRSDAASIGIMLYCDSQGKGYGLEAQGALSEYGFSHLSLNKIYTQFAVTNLVNEHIYHKLGFITSDEKEAEISCNPLPTKSCYLDKQGWQHSFIESCP, encoded by the coding sequence ATGGCCGGAGAAATTTTAGTCACTACTAACCAACAAGCTTGCTTTAGCAGCAGGCATCTATTTTTCCGCCCGCTGGCAAAGCAGGATAAAGCTCTGTATTTTTCTCTTTATACCAGTAAACAGGTCATGCGGCACATCGGCCCCCCCTTAAGCAGAGAACAGACACGACAGCTGTTCACTTTTACCCTTAACAACACCAACAGCGATGGCGATCAGCGCCTGAGCTGGACGGTTGTCGAACGTCAGAGCCAAAAAAGTATAGGTATGCTGGCTTTGACCTGGGATTTGACACGAAGCGATGCTGCCAGCATCGGCATCATGCTTTATTGTGACAGCCAGGGAAAGGGATATGGACTGGAGGCTCAAGGAGCCCTGAGTGAATACGGTTTTTCACACTTATCCCTGAACAAAATTTATACTCAGTTTGCGGTAACTAACCTCGTGAACGAACACATCTACCATAAATTAGGCTTTATCACCTCTGATGAAAAAGAAGCTGAAATTAGCTGTAATCCTCTGCCAACAAAATCCTGTTATCTTGATAAGCAGGGGTGGCAGCATAGCTTTATTGAAAGTTGTCCTTAA
- a CDS encoding pepsin-like aspartic protease gives MHKTATDDQLTRQQPTTTPEVTSMKEDNSSQSIHIPICNVYAKGDYCAQLLIGSEQTPVNLILDTGSSTLVVEQKVYQPQTDQELQPTSFAQEVNYGIGGWDGPVVTTSVSIGNQQDQLTLKQTPLALVSCDLQNKTFGEADGMFGLAYRHLNKSYDLKDYLQQNNITPAVTYPWPFSHDEKAHQQATVHNVNIAAAKASSLSQQPDEINSDDLRQFNRFLWQSPKKNIIPYFTSLEEHDLIANKFAFYSKRSSIYVADDNATTAELAQHPLNQGALILGGGEEQSQLYRGEFTTLEVEHDIYYNVSLSSVQVGNQPAIPAPPLAAKHQKSYFTNAIIDTGASLVVLTSGMYQQMLKDFTAISAGFTALLAPFEEISAQETGIDSSLLDLDKWPDLTFNFTGSDNKTVSLVCKPETYWQTNSPKADKACFKILTQLPNWPNQSILGLPLLNNYYLIFDRTVNGTGVIKCASPC, from the coding sequence ATGCATAAAACAGCCACCGACGATCAACTCACCAGGCAGCAGCCGACAACAACGCCAGAGGTTACGAGTATGAAAGAGGATAACAGCAGCCAAAGCATCCATATTCCCATCTGTAATGTTTATGCCAAAGGCGACTACTGTGCACAACTGCTGATCGGCAGTGAGCAAACCCCGGTAAATCTGATTTTAGATACCGGCAGCAGTACCTTAGTGGTTGAACAAAAAGTATATCAGCCACAAACAGATCAAGAGCTTCAGCCAACCTCCTTTGCACAGGAAGTCAACTATGGTATCGGCGGCTGGGACGGCCCGGTGGTGACCACCTCGGTCTCCATAGGTAACCAGCAAGATCAGTTAACCTTAAAACAAACGCCCCTGGCCCTAGTTTCCTGCGATCTGCAAAATAAAACCTTCGGCGAAGCCGACGGCATGTTTGGCCTGGCCTATCGCCATCTCAATAAAAGTTATGATCTCAAAGATTATTTACAGCAAAACAATATCACCCCCGCGGTAACCTACCCCTGGCCCTTTAGCCATGACGAAAAAGCACATCAACAAGCCACTGTGCATAACGTCAACATAGCCGCGGCAAAGGCCAGCAGCTTAAGCCAGCAGCCAGACGAGATAAACAGCGACGATTTAAGACAATTTAACCGTTTTTTGTGGCAATCGCCGAAGAAAAATATCATCCCCTATTTCACTTCACTGGAAGAGCATGACTTAATTGCCAACAAGTTTGCTTTTTACAGTAAACGCTCAAGTATTTATGTCGCCGATGATAACGCCACCACAGCCGAACTGGCGCAGCATCCCCTGAATCAGGGAGCGCTTATTCTTGGCGGCGGCGAAGAACAAAGCCAGCTTTACCGGGGAGAGTTTACAACCTTAGAGGTTGAACATGATATCTATTACAATGTCAGCCTGAGTTCAGTGCAGGTAGGCAATCAACCGGCTATTCCAGCGCCACCACTGGCCGCTAAACACCAAAAAAGTTATTTCACCAATGCCATCATAGATACCGGCGCATCGCTGGTAGTGCTCACCAGCGGGATGTACCAGCAAATGCTCAAGGACTTTACCGCCATATCCGCAGGCTTTACCGCCTTACTTGCTCCCTTTGAGGAAATATCGGCCCAGGAAACCGGTATCGATAGCTCGCTGCTAGACTTGGATAAATGGCCGGATCTCACGTTTAATTTCACCGGCTCAGATAATAAGACCGTCAGTTTGGTGTGCAAACCCGAGACCTACTGGCAGACCAACAGCCCCAAAGCCGATAAAGCCTGCTTTAAAATACTGACCCAACTGCCAAACTGGCCGAATCAAAGTATTCTCGGCCTGCCTTTGCTCAATAATTATTATTTGATTTTCGACCGGACGGTTAACGGTACCGGGGTTATCAAATGTGCAAGCCCTTGTTAA
- a CDS encoding multidrug effflux MFS transporter, translating into MKQDRPEVKKEFIALMAILMSLVALTIDAMLPALSQIGTSLQVENSNDNQLIITSVFLGMAVGLIFYGPLSDAYGRKKIIYLGIAIFILGNLLSIFSSSFFVMLAGRVLQGFGVASCRVVSLAMIRDQFEGPQMGKVMSLIMMFFIMVPALAPSVGQGILLFSQWRAIFVLILVFGIISLFWLHFRQQETLALEKRIPLSLASFKSGASETLKHPVSRRYMLGSGIIFGAFVGYLSTAQQILQHQYQLGDLFSLYFGALALAIGLSSFANSKLVMRFNMAKLCRGALIVLTITALGFYFYIENLETQPPLMALMAYLAVTFFSIGLLFGNLNTLALHPLGHIAGIATSVISSVQTLVSVLIGAIIGQLYEGSVVPLVLGFFFCSLTTLVLIYRTKKAAAI; encoded by the coding sequence TGGTAGCCCTGACCATAGACGCCATGTTACCCGCATTGAGTCAGATAGGGACCAGTTTGCAGGTAGAAAACAGCAATGACAACCAGCTGATTATTACCAGCGTTTTTCTCGGCATGGCGGTAGGTTTGATATTTTACGGCCCTTTATCGGATGCTTATGGCCGCAAAAAAATCATCTATTTAGGGATCGCTATTTTCATTCTGGGAAACTTGCTATCGATATTCTCAAGCAGTTTCTTTGTGATGCTGGCAGGGCGCGTACTGCAAGGTTTTGGTGTTGCATCCTGCAGGGTTGTCTCCCTGGCTATGATACGGGATCAGTTTGAAGGCCCGCAAATGGGCAAAGTAATGTCGCTTATCATGATGTTCTTTATTATGGTACCCGCCCTTGCCCCTTCGGTTGGCCAGGGGATCTTACTATTTAGTCAATGGCGGGCTATTTTTGTGCTGATTCTAGTCTTTGGCATTATCAGCTTATTTTGGCTGCATTTTCGACAACAAGAAACCTTGGCATTGGAAAAGCGCATCCCACTGTCATTGGCTTCTTTTAAATCCGGCGCCAGCGAAACGTTAAAGCACCCGGTATCACGCCGTTATATGCTAGGTTCAGGGATAATTTTTGGTGCTTTTGTCGGTTATTTAAGTACCGCACAACAAATACTGCAACACCAATATCAGCTGGGAGATTTATTTTCCCTCTATTTTGGCGCTCTGGCACTGGCAATAGGTTTATCTTCCTTTGCCAATTCAAAGCTGGTAATGCGTTTTAATATGGCTAAACTGTGCCGCGGGGCTTTAATTGTCCTCACCATTACCGCTCTGGGGTTTTATTTTTATATTGAAAACCTGGAAACCCAACCGCCGCTGATGGCATTAATGGCTTATTTAGCCGTTACTTTTTTTAGTATAGGTCTTTTATTTGGCAACTTAAATACCCTGGCATTGCATCCTTTAGGGCATATTGCCGGGATTGCCACCTCAGTGATCAGCTCGGTACAAACCTTAGTTTCTGTGCTCATTGGCGCTATTATAGGCCAGCTCTATGAGGGCAGTGTTGTCCCTCTGGTACTTGGATTTTTCTTTTGCAGTTTGACCACACTGGTTTTAATTTACCGAACAAAAAAAGCAGCTGCGATATAA